One Nesterenkonia populi DNA window includes the following coding sequences:
- the glmS gene encoding glutamine--fructose-6-phosphate transaminase (isomerizing): MCGIVGYVASSQRAGQHQAMDVLLEGLRRLEYRGYDSAGVATIADGRVAARKKAGKLANLVAEIEAAPVVPALVGIGHTRWATHGGPTDVNAHPHLGDGGDLAVIHNGIIENFSALKAGLVRAGESFDSETDTEAAAKLIGQFYRGEAAGDLTEAMRLAVNELQGAFTLLAVHADQPDRVVAARRNSPLVVGLGEGENFLGSDVSGFIDFTREAVELEQDQIVTITADEVSIMGFDGVAATGKRFHVDWDAAAAEKGGYETFMEKEIHEQPKAVEDTLLGRTDAAGRLSLDELRIDPAQLKGVSKIMVVACGTAAYAGHVAKYAIEHWCRIPVEVELAHEFRYRDPIIDSSTLVVSISQSGETMDTLMAVRYAKEQGAKTLAICNTNGSTIPRESDAVLYLHAGPEIAVASTKAFLAMITASYVLGLYLAQLRGQMFSEQIADVLADLHQIPQKVQHILDHADAIKDLAREMAQSPSVLFLGRHVGYPVALEGALKLKELAYIHAEGFAAGELKHGPIALIEQGQPVFVVVPSPHGRHSLHAKVVSNIQEVRARGAKTITVAEAGDDAVSEFSEQVFFVPETQPLLMPLLTTVPLQIFACALASEKGYDVDQPRNLAKSVTVE; the protein is encoded by the coding sequence ATGTGTGGAATTGTGGGTTATGTGGCCTCGTCGCAGAGGGCTGGTCAGCATCAGGCGATGGATGTGCTTTTGGAGGGGCTGCGCCGTTTGGAGTATCGCGGCTATGACTCGGCGGGGGTGGCCACGATTGCTGATGGTCGGGTGGCTGCCAGGAAGAAGGCGGGAAAGCTGGCGAATCTGGTGGCTGAGATTGAGGCTGCTCCGGTGGTTCCGGCGCTGGTGGGCATTGGTCATACCCGGTGGGCCACTCATGGGGGCCCTACGGATGTCAATGCGCATCCGCATCTGGGTGATGGTGGGGATCTGGCGGTGATCCATAACGGGATCATTGAGAATTTCAGTGCGTTGAAGGCTGGGCTGGTTCGGGCTGGTGAGTCTTTTGACTCTGAGACCGATACTGAGGCGGCGGCGAAGCTGATCGGGCAGTTCTACCGGGGTGAGGCTGCTGGGGATCTGACTGAGGCGATGCGGTTGGCGGTCAATGAGCTTCAGGGGGCGTTCACGCTGCTGGCGGTGCACGCGGATCAGCCTGACCGGGTGGTCGCTGCCCGGCGGAACTCGCCGTTGGTGGTCGGCCTGGGTGAGGGGGAGAACTTCCTGGGCTCGGATGTCTCGGGGTTCATTGATTTCACCCGTGAGGCGGTGGAGCTGGAGCAGGATCAGATTGTGACGATCACTGCTGATGAGGTCTCGATCATGGGCTTTGATGGTGTCGCGGCCACCGGTAAGCGGTTCCATGTGGACTGGGATGCTGCTGCCGCGGAGAAGGGCGGCTATGAGACCTTCATGGAGAAGGAGATCCATGAGCAGCCCAAGGCGGTCGAGGACACCCTTTTGGGCCGCACGGATGCTGCGGGGCGGCTGAGCCTGGATGAGCTGCGGATCGATCCTGCTCAGCTGAAGGGGGTTTCCAAGATCATGGTGGTCGCCTGCGGTACGGCTGCCTATGCCGGGCATGTGGCCAAGTATGCGATCGAGCATTGGTGCCGGATCCCGGTGGAGGTGGAGCTGGCCCATGAGTTCCGGTACCGGGATCCGATCATTGATTCCTCGACCCTGGTGGTCTCGATCAGCCAGTCCGGGGAGACCATGGACACGCTGATGGCGGTCCGCTATGCCAAGGAGCAGGGCGCGAAGACCCTGGCGATCTGCAACACCAACGGGTCCACGATTCCGCGGGAGTCGGATGCGGTGCTGTATCTGCATGCCGGCCCGGAGATCGCAGTGGCCTCGACCAAGGCGTTCTTGGCGATGATCACTGCCTCCTATGTGCTGGGTCTGTATCTGGCGCAGCTGCGCGGGCAGATGTTCTCCGAGCAGATCGCTGATGTGCTGGCGGATCTGCATCAGATCCCGCAGAAGGTCCAGCACATCCTGGATCATGCTGATGCCATCAAGGACCTCGCCCGTGAGATGGCTCAGAGCCCCTCGGTGCTGTTTTTGGGTCGGCATGTGGGCTACCCGGTGGCGCTGGAGGGGGCTCTGAAGCTTAAGGAGCTGGCCTATATCCACGCGGAGGGCTTCGCCGCCGGTGAGCTCAAGCATGGGCCCATCGCGCTGATCGAGCAGGGCCAGCCGGTCTTTGTGGTGGTGCCCTCCCCGCATGGGCGGCACAGTCTGCACGCGAAGGTCGTCTCCAATATTCAGGAGGTCAGGGCCCGGGGCGCGAAGACCATCACTGTGGCCGAGGCCGGTGATGATGCGGTCAGCGAGTTCTCCGAGCAGGTCTTCTTCGTCCCGGAGACCCAGCCGCTGCTGATGCCGCTGCTGACCACCGTGCCTCTGCAGATCTTCGCCTGCGCACTGGCCAGTGAGAAGGGCTACGACGTCGACCAGCCCCGCAACCTCGCCAAATCCGTCACCGTGGAATGA
- the coaA gene encoding type I pantothenate kinase, protein MGSAAAWADSPPAEEVRTSSPFVGLDRDTWAHLADTIEQPLNQDDVDRLRGIGEHLSLNEVEQIYLPLSRLLSIYVEANADLRHRTNEFLGGDTRRTPFVIGVAGSVAVGKSTTARVLQEMLSRWSSTPRVELVTTDGFLYPNAELERRGIMDRKGFPEAYDRRALLRFVSEVKSGRPEVTAPKYSHLKYDIVPEERVVVRRPDVLIVEGLNVLQPARPRFDGTTGLALSDFFDFSIYVDARPEYIKKWYVERFMRWRDSAFAKPGSYFHRYASLSDEAATNWATDIWNRINGPNLRENIAPTRSRAKLVMVKGEDHTTNRVLLRKI, encoded by the coding sequence ATGGGCAGCGCCGCCGCCTGGGCCGACTCACCCCCGGCGGAGGAGGTCCGCACCAGCTCCCCGTTCGTGGGGTTGGACCGTGACACGTGGGCGCATTTGGCCGACACCATCGAGCAGCCGCTCAACCAGGACGATGTCGATCGTCTCCGCGGCATCGGCGAGCACCTGAGCCTCAACGAGGTGGAGCAGATCTACCTGCCGCTGAGCCGGCTGCTGTCCATCTATGTGGAGGCCAACGCGGACCTGCGGCACCGCACCAATGAGTTCCTCGGCGGCGACACCCGGCGCACCCCGTTCGTGATCGGCGTCGCCGGCTCGGTGGCGGTGGGGAAGTCGACGACGGCGCGCGTGCTGCAGGAGATGCTCTCGCGCTGGTCCTCCACACCCCGGGTGGAGCTGGTCACCACTGACGGGTTCCTGTACCCCAACGCGGAGCTGGAGCGTCGCGGCATCATGGACCGCAAGGGCTTCCCGGAGGCCTACGACCGGCGAGCGCTGCTGCGGTTCGTCTCCGAGGTGAAGTCCGGCCGCCCTGAGGTGACCGCCCCCAAGTACTCCCACCTGAAGTACGACATCGTCCCCGAGGAGCGCGTCGTCGTGCGTCGCCCGGACGTGCTGATCGTGGAGGGGCTCAACGTGCTGCAGCCGGCCCGCCCACGGTTCGACGGGACCACCGGGCTGGCGCTGAGCGACTTCTTCGACTTCAGCATCTACGTGGACGCCCGTCCCGAATACATCAAGAAGTGGTATGTGGAACGGTTCATGCGGTGGCGGGACTCTGCCTTCGCCAAGCCCGGCAGCTACTTCCACCGCTACGCCTCCCTGAGCGACGAGGCCGCCACCAACTGGGCCACCGACATCTGGAACCGCATCAACGGCCCCAACCTTCGCGAGAACATCGCTCCCACCCGTTCCCGAGCAAAACTGGTGATGGTCAAGGGCGAGGACCACACCACCAACCGGGTGCTGCTCCGAAAGATCTGA
- a CDS encoding M15 family metallopeptidase → MRSDRPAPYLSRRTLLAIGGAAGLAACTPDNGESPEQTPAQQSIPAPTPEGEGAPPTAEEPETEQAEEADDDAPASEASWDPDSTYVLVNKRNPLEPADHVPSDLRELDIFQHYEGQQLREEAAGALEELFAAAAEEGHALAVTTAYRDYEHQFALYDSWYWEHGQEWTDARSARPGYSEHQTGLAVDILTEDSHPDELLESFGGMPEGEWVAEHAHEFGFIIRYPEGAEDITGYQYEPWHLRYLGVEAAAEVFEEGVTLEEHWDQPPAPDYEYDYLEDPAVDR, encoded by the coding sequence ATGCGCTCTGACCGTCCCGCTCCCTACCTGTCCCGCCGGACGCTGCTGGCCATCGGCGGCGCGGCCGGGCTGGCCGCCTGCACACCCGACAACGGGGAGAGCCCGGAGCAGACGCCCGCTCAGCAGAGCATCCCAGCGCCCACCCCTGAAGGTGAGGGCGCACCGCCGACGGCGGAGGAGCCTGAGACGGAGCAGGCCGAAGAGGCGGACGACGACGCTCCCGCCTCAGAGGCGAGCTGGGACCCCGACTCCACCTATGTGCTGGTGAACAAGCGAAACCCGCTGGAGCCGGCCGACCATGTGCCCTCGGACCTGCGCGAACTCGATATCTTCCAGCACTATGAGGGCCAGCAGCTCCGCGAGGAGGCTGCCGGGGCCCTTGAGGAGCTGTTCGCCGCCGCCGCGGAGGAAGGCCATGCCCTGGCCGTCACCACCGCCTATCGGGACTACGAGCACCAGTTCGCCCTCTACGACAGCTGGTACTGGGAGCACGGTCAGGAATGGACCGACGCCCGCTCCGCCCGGCCGGGCTACTCCGAGCACCAGACCGGGCTCGCCGTGGACATCCTCACCGAGGACTCCCACCCTGACGAGCTGCTCGAATCCTTCGGCGGCATGCCGGAGGGGGAATGGGTGGCCGAGCACGCCCATGAGTTCGGGTTCATCATCCGCTACCCCGAGGGCGCCGAAGACATCACCGGCTACCAGTACGAGCCCTGGCACCTGCGCTACCTCGGCGTCGAAGCCGCCGCGGAGGTCTTCGAGGAGGGCGTCACCCTCGAGGAGCACTGGGACCAGCCTCCAGCCCCTGACTACGAGTACGACTACCTGGAGGATCCGGCCGTCGACCGTTAG
- a CDS encoding CapA family protein, producing the protein MRTRTRGALMLAAAAAALAGCGTEAPEDAGESPGPASAEPSEAHQEQPEEPAPEAEEESGAFTILSAGDVLIHDAIIAAAEQQDGSYDFAEGLSGVEHWVSGADLALCGMEVPIVPPGTEPVGYPVFGAPDELADSLAQTGFHGCTTATNHSLDMGVDGVQHTLDTFDAAGLGHAGTARTEEEAAEPQLYTLERGDREIVVAHVANTQIHNDPFYPPQETPWVVADGDAEEMSAQAEQARADGADLVIASVHWGEEYAHAPNEEQNEYASELAEAGQIDLVFGNHSHTPQPLEQLDGGPDGEGMWVTWSLGNFFTNQDEECCVPETATGIMALAQAEVDDDGARITGLEWSPVTVDREGASRGEETFRGIYPLAELLDGEHEHEIPDEVLEDRWERVVDVMGEDALAAEPPEPTGEAPDVVPRSG; encoded by the coding sequence ATGAGGACACGGACCCGAGGAGCCCTGATGCTCGCCGCTGCGGCCGCCGCCCTTGCCGGCTGCGGCACGGAGGCGCCCGAGGACGCCGGGGAGAGCCCCGGCCCTGCCTCAGCGGAGCCCTCGGAGGCCCACCAGGAGCAGCCCGAGGAGCCGGCGCCAGAGGCTGAGGAGGAGTCCGGCGCGTTCACCATCCTCTCCGCGGGGGACGTGCTCATCCATGACGCGATCATTGCTGCCGCGGAGCAGCAGGACGGCAGCTACGACTTCGCTGAGGGCCTCTCCGGCGTCGAGCACTGGGTGTCCGGCGCGGACCTGGCGCTCTGCGGGATGGAGGTGCCGATCGTCCCGCCCGGCACGGAGCCGGTCGGGTATCCGGTCTTCGGCGCTCCGGACGAGCTCGCCGACTCGCTGGCGCAGACCGGGTTCCACGGCTGCACCACCGCTACCAACCACTCACTCGACATGGGGGTGGACGGTGTGCAGCACACCCTGGACACCTTCGACGCCGCCGGACTGGGGCATGCGGGCACCGCCCGCACTGAGGAGGAGGCCGCCGAGCCTCAGCTCTACACCCTGGAGCGCGGGGACCGGGAGATCGTCGTCGCGCATGTGGCGAACACTCAGATCCACAACGACCCCTTCTACCCGCCCCAGGAGACCCCCTGGGTGGTCGCCGACGGGGACGCCGAGGAGATGAGCGCGCAGGCGGAGCAGGCCCGAGCCGACGGCGCGGACCTGGTGATCGCCTCAGTGCACTGGGGCGAGGAGTACGCCCACGCCCCCAACGAGGAGCAGAACGAGTACGCGTCGGAGCTGGCGGAGGCCGGGCAGATCGACCTCGTGTTCGGCAACCACAGCCACACGCCGCAGCCGCTGGAGCAGCTCGACGGCGGCCCGGACGGCGAGGGTATGTGGGTGACCTGGTCGCTGGGCAACTTCTTCACCAACCAGGACGAGGAGTGCTGCGTCCCCGAGACAGCGACCGGCATCATGGCGCTGGCTCAGGCGGAGGTCGACGACGACGGAGCCCGCATCACGGGGCTGGAATGGTCCCCGGTCACTGTGGACCGGGAGGGGGCCAGCCGCGGGGAGGAGACCTTCCGCGGCATCTACCCGTTGGCCGAGCTGCTGGACGGCGAGCATGAGCACGAGATTCCCGACGAGGTCCTCGAGGACCGCTGGGAGCGCGTCGTCGACGTCATGGGGGAGGACGCCCTGGCCGCCGAGCCGCCGGAGCCCACGGGTGAGGCCCCCGACGTCGTGCCCCGCTCAGGCTAA
- the mscL gene encoding large conductance mechanosensitive channel protein MscL, producing MLKGFFAFIKQGNVVDLAVAVVLGAAFGAVVNAFVESVLMPLVAQLIGGSEPEFDDLWTYTVPGLDGPEMQFGVLATTVVNFLLIAAAVYFVVVLPMSRIIEARNRALGEPEEEEEEESITLLKEIRDQLKAQTEVTNPAFIQQLVEAERRAEEEEKAKEDAEAKTGLFGRAKNVVWGRA from the coding sequence ATGCTCAAAGGATTCTTCGCCTTCATCAAACAGGGAAATGTTGTTGACCTTGCGGTCGCCGTCGTACTGGGCGCTGCCTTCGGCGCCGTGGTGAATGCCTTTGTCGAAAGCGTCCTCATGCCGCTGGTCGCCCAGCTGATCGGCGGTTCCGAGCCTGAGTTCGACGACCTCTGGACCTACACCGTCCCTGGGCTCGACGGCCCTGAGATGCAGTTCGGCGTGCTGGCCACCACTGTGGTGAACTTCCTGCTGATCGCGGCTGCCGTCTACTTTGTGGTGGTGCTTCCCATGAGCAGGATCATCGAGGCTCGCAACAGGGCCCTCGGCGAGCCGGAGGAGGAAGAGGAGGAGGAGAGCATCACCCTCCTGAAGGAGATCCGCGACCAACTCAAGGCCCAGACCGAGGTCACAAACCCCGCGTTCATCCAGCAGCTCGTCGAAGCTGAGCGCAGGGCCGAGGAGGAGGAGAAGGCCAAGGAGGATGCCGAAGCCAAGACCGGCCTCTTCGGGAGGGCCAAGAACGTCGTCTGGGGCAGGGCCTGA
- the glmM gene encoding phosphoglucosamine mutase, with product MTRLFGTDGVRGVANGLLTADLALRLSQSAAVVLGGDQISRGPRPVAVVARDPRVSGEFLSAAVQAGIASVGVDVYDAGVLPTPAAAFLVADIDADFGVMISASHNPAADNGIKFLAAGGHKLDDRAEDAIEAQMAQQPPTPTGADVGRVQRFADAEDRYVVHLLASLGGVSLQGLKVVIDCAHGAASGCSPEAFAAAGAQVVVIGADPDGVNINEGYGSTHLENLQQAVVSHGADMGVAHDGDADRCLAVDHTGAVIDGDQIMGVLARGLKEAGGLVDDTLVVTVMSNLGLKLGMASAGIGLVETAVGDRYVLEGMRAGGYSLGGEQSGHLIFSDYATTGDGVLTGLQLAARVAKTGKSLKELADEAMTRLPQVLVNVKGVDKARVKTHQPVQEAVAALEDRLGAEGRVLLRPSGTEPVVRVMVEATHAEIAHAESQALADIVKAELTL from the coding sequence ATGACCAGACTCTTTGGAACTGATGGGGTCCGTGGTGTGGCCAATGGGCTGCTGACCGCGGATCTTGCTCTTCGTCTTTCTCAGTCGGCTGCGGTGGTGCTGGGGGGTGATCAGATCAGTCGTGGGCCTCGGCCGGTGGCTGTGGTGGCTAGGGATCCGCGGGTTTCGGGGGAGTTTCTCTCGGCGGCGGTGCAGGCTGGGATCGCCTCGGTGGGTGTGGATGTCTATGACGCCGGTGTGCTGCCGACCCCGGCGGCGGCGTTCTTGGTGGCTGATATTGATGCTGACTTCGGGGTGATGATCTCGGCGTCGCATAATCCGGCGGCGGATAATGGGATCAAGTTCTTGGCTGCGGGGGGTCATAAGCTTGATGATCGGGCCGAGGACGCGATCGAAGCGCAGATGGCTCAGCAGCCTCCGACCCCGACGGGGGCTGATGTGGGGCGGGTGCAGCGTTTCGCTGATGCGGAGGACCGGTATGTGGTCCATCTGCTGGCCAGTCTGGGCGGGGTCTCGCTGCAGGGGCTGAAGGTCGTCATCGATTGTGCTCATGGGGCCGCCAGCGGGTGTTCGCCGGAGGCGTTCGCTGCTGCTGGTGCCCAGGTGGTGGTCATTGGTGCTGACCCGGATGGTGTCAATATCAATGAGGGGTACGGTTCGACGCATCTGGAGAATCTGCAGCAGGCGGTGGTCTCCCATGGGGCTGATATGGGGGTGGCCCATGATGGGGATGCTGACCGGTGTCTGGCGGTTGATCACACCGGTGCTGTCATCGATGGGGATCAGATCATGGGTGTCCTTGCCCGGGGGCTGAAGGAGGCCGGGGGGCTGGTCGATGACACCCTGGTGGTCACGGTGATGAGCAATCTGGGGCTGAAGCTGGGGATGGCTTCTGCTGGCATCGGGCTGGTGGAGACTGCGGTGGGGGACCGGTATGTGCTCGAGGGCATGCGTGCTGGGGGCTATTCGCTCGGCGGTGAGCAGTCGGGTCATCTGATCTTCTCCGACTATGCCACTACTGGTGATGGGGTGCTGACCGGGCTGCAGCTGGCTGCTCGGGTCGCTAAGACCGGCAAGAGCCTGAAGGAGCTGGCTGATGAGGCGATGACTCGTTTGCCGCAGGTGCTGGTCAATGTCAAAGGGGTCGATAAGGCCAGGGTGAAGACTCATCAGCCGGTGCAGGAGGCGGTGGCGGCCCTGGAGGACCGGCTGGGGGCTGAGGGCAGGGTGCTGCTGCGTCCTTCGGGTACGGAGCCGGTGGTGCGGGTGATGGTCGAGGCCACCCATGCCGAGATCGCCCACGCCGAGTCCCAGGCCCTGGCAGACATCGTCAAAGCAGAACTCACCCTCTAG
- the rpsI gene encoding 30S ribosomal protein S9: MTQTTEDTTVQASETEEVTSYTSESQAAPEAAEQASADRNLSVPGAAIGRRKQARARVRIVPGSGKWTLNGRSLEDYFPNKLHQQEVNDPFTLLGLSGAYDVVALIDGGGPSGQAGALRLGISRALNGVDRDHNRAALKKAGFLTRDARAVERKKAGLKKARKAPQYSKR, translated from the coding sequence ATGACTCAGACCACTGAAGACACCACCGTGCAGGCATCCGAGACTGAGGAAGTGACCAGCTACACCTCCGAGTCGCAGGCCGCGCCTGAGGCAGCCGAGCAGGCATCGGCTGACCGCAACCTCTCCGTCCCCGGCGCCGCCATCGGCCGCCGCAAGCAGGCCCGTGCCCGCGTCCGGATCGTCCCCGGCTCCGGCAAGTGGACCCTCAACGGCCGCAGCCTGGAGGACTACTTCCCCAACAAGCTGCACCAGCAGGAGGTCAACGACCCCTTCACCCTGCTGGGCCTCAGCGGAGCCTACGACGTCGTCGCGCTGATCGACGGCGGCGGCCCCTCCGGCCAGGCCGGCGCACTGCGCCTGGGCATCTCCCGCGCCCTGAACGGTGTGGACCGTGACCACAACCGCGCGGCCCTGAAGAAGGCCGGCTTCCTGACCCGCGACGCACGCGCCGTGGAGCGGAAGAAGGCTGGGCTGAAGAAGGCCCGCAAGGCCCCGCAGTACTCGAAGCGCTAA
- the rplM gene encoding 50S ribosomal protein L13, which translates to MRTYTPKQGDADAQWHVIDATDVVLGRLATHAADLLRGKHKPTFAPHQDMGDFVIIINADKVAVTGDKASKKRYWRHSGFPGGIKSLSFQEMIERFPTRAVEVAVKGMVPHNKLGSAQLKKLRVYAGSEHPHAAQQPKPYEITQVAQ; encoded by the coding sequence GTGCGTACGTACACCCCCAAGCAAGGAGACGCCGACGCTCAGTGGCACGTCATCGACGCCACTGACGTCGTCCTGGGCCGGCTGGCCACCCACGCCGCTGACCTGCTGCGCGGCAAGCACAAGCCGACCTTCGCGCCGCACCAGGACATGGGCGACTTCGTCATCATCATCAACGCCGACAAGGTCGCCGTCACCGGCGACAAGGCCTCCAAGAAGCGCTACTGGAGGCACTCCGGCTTCCCCGGCGGCATCAAGTCCCTCTCCTTCCAGGAGATGATTGAGCGCTTCCCGACCCGAGCTGTGGAGGTTGCCGTCAAGGGCATGGTTCCCCACAACAAGCTCGGCAGCGCCCAGCTGAAGAAGCTGCGCGTCTACGCAGGCAGCGAGCACCCGCACGCCGCTCAGCAGCCCAAGCCCTACGAGATCACCCAGGTCGCTCAGTAG
- a CDS encoding DeoR/GlpR family DNA-binding transcription regulator, translating to MPLLAAERHGRVRALLTQDGSVSVQQLADTFAVTRETVRRDLDQLEAEGALRRIHGGAVPAASASRTEAPLQERQSRRAEEKRRIAHAALAYLPPAEGGSMIIDAGTTTEALAELLTAPGERSAEDPEEHRFLITNAVPIAAKLSSSPSVDVEILGGSIRGITGAAVGVQTTAALRRRRADVVFLGTNGVEAGFGLSTPDTQEAAVKTELLEAGRQRVVLADSSKLGRSSLVQFARLEDIDVLITDAAPPASLADALAEAEVSVVVAP from the coding sequence ATGCCCCTGCTCGCCGCCGAGCGCCACGGCCGCGTCCGTGCTCTGCTGACACAGGACGGCAGCGTCAGCGTCCAGCAGCTCGCTGACACCTTCGCCGTCACGCGGGAGACCGTCCGACGAGACTTGGACCAGCTCGAGGCGGAAGGAGCCCTGCGCCGCATCCATGGGGGCGCAGTGCCCGCCGCCTCCGCATCGCGGACCGAGGCGCCGCTCCAGGAGCGGCAGAGCCGTCGGGCCGAGGAGAAGCGCCGCATAGCCCATGCGGCGCTCGCGTACCTGCCTCCTGCCGAAGGAGGCTCCATGATCATCGACGCCGGCACCACCACGGAGGCCCTCGCCGAGCTCCTCACCGCCCCCGGGGAAAGGAGCGCCGAAGACCCCGAGGAGCACCGCTTCCTGATCACCAACGCGGTGCCCATCGCGGCGAAGCTCAGCTCCTCCCCCTCTGTCGACGTCGAGATTCTCGGCGGCAGCATCCGCGGGATCACCGGAGCCGCCGTCGGCGTGCAGACCACCGCGGCGCTGCGCCGACGCCGCGCCGACGTCGTCTTCCTCGGCACCAACGGGGTGGAGGCAGGGTTCGGGCTGAGCACCCCTGACACGCAGGAGGCCGCCGTGAAGACCGAGCTGCTCGAGGCCGGGCGCCAGCGCGTGGTGCTCGCCGACTCCTCGAAGCTGGGCCGCAGCTCCCTGGTGCAGTTCGCGAGGCTGGAGGACATCGACGTGCTGATCACCGACGCCGCGCCGCCGGCCTCCCTCGCTGATGCCCTGGCCGAGGCCGAGGTGTCCGTGGTGGTGGCCCCGTGA
- a CDS encoding 1-phosphofructokinase family hexose kinase, whose amino-acid sequence MILTVTPNPSLDKTVELSAPLAVGQVQRAAGQHAEPGGKGVNIARALAAAGEDSLALLPGDPGDPVLTALEELAVRHEALPIGTPLRTNITITDPAGTTTKVNELGPALPQERVEAFLETVIRRAGSASWAALAGSLPPGMPETFYADVIAGLRNAGGPQPPPIAVDASGPALAHAAASGPDLIKPNAEELLELHAALCGAAASPAVSPAELEGERGLAAELVRSVQKHGVRAALVTLGAHGAVLVPEPSSDAPVLAASGPPLVVRSTVGAGDASLAGYVLAAHRGAAAEERLRRAAAQGRAAASLPGSTMPRPQDLRILDIVVEELPPTK is encoded by the coding sequence GTGATCCTCACCGTCACCCCCAACCCGAGCCTGGACAAGACCGTGGAGCTGTCCGCGCCGCTGGCCGTGGGACAGGTGCAGCGCGCCGCCGGCCAGCACGCCGAGCCGGGCGGCAAGGGCGTCAACATCGCACGCGCGCTGGCCGCAGCCGGTGAGGACTCCCTCGCCCTGCTCCCCGGCGACCCCGGCGACCCCGTGCTCACCGCCCTCGAGGAGCTCGCCGTGCGCCACGAGGCGCTGCCGATCGGCACCCCCCTGCGCACCAACATCACCATCACCGACCCTGCCGGCACCACCACCAAGGTCAACGAGCTCGGGCCCGCTCTGCCCCAGGAGCGGGTCGAGGCATTCCTCGAGACCGTGATCCGGCGCGCAGGGTCCGCGTCTTGGGCCGCACTGGCCGGCTCACTGCCGCCCGGCATGCCCGAGACCTTCTACGCCGACGTCATAGCCGGGCTGCGCAATGCTGGCGGGCCTCAGCCGCCACCGATCGCCGTCGACGCCTCAGGACCGGCCCTGGCCCACGCCGCCGCCTCCGGGCCCGACCTCATCAAGCCCAATGCCGAGGAGCTGCTGGAGCTCCACGCCGCCCTATGCGGCGCCGCAGCCTCCCCCGCCGTGAGCCCCGCGGAGCTGGAGGGCGAACGCGGCCTCGCAGCCGAGCTGGTCCGCAGCGTGCAGAAGCACGGCGTGCGGGCCGCACTGGTGACCCTCGGCGCGCACGGAGCCGTCCTCGTGCCGGAGCCCTCCTCGGACGCGCCGGTCCTCGCCGCCTCCGGACCCCCGCTCGTGGTGCGCAGCACCGTCGGCGCCGGCGACGCCTCGCTCGCCGGGTACGTGCTGGCCGCCCACCGGGGCGCCGCGGCGGAGGAGCGTCTGCGGCGCGCCGCCGCCCAGGGCCGGGCCGCAGCCTCCCTGCCGGGCTCCACCATGCCTCGCCCCCAAGACCTCAGGATCCTCGACATCGTCGTCGAGGAGCTACCCCCCACGAAGTAA